CAAGCAATCGGGTATGGGACGCGAAGGCTCCAAATATGGAACTGATGACTACGTCAATATCAAGTACTTTGCCTGAGCGTCGCATAAGCGTTGGAAGTGAACCCCTGCCACGCGTCCGTTCGCAGCGTCGCTCGGATACTCCGCGAATAGCGGACGTTCAAATGTCGCCAACTTGTCTGCACCCGGACATTGCCGCACCGGCTTCTGATTTCGACGGCCGCTCGACCTGATGAGCAGCGGCAACGGATCAGGCGGTGTCAGTGCAACCAGGCCGCCGGACTTGATCATTCATCGCGGTGGGGCTCCGACCGTTGGTAGGCCATCCCATATTTAAGCTCGGTCCTGCAATTCCTCTACGACTGGCGCCTCAGCGCGTCAGTCGCAGTGCACGCCATCCTGAATAAGTAGTTTGGCGACAAGGTCCCGAGCTCAAAACCCGGCGAACAAAAGAGTCGTGCTAGTCGGGCAGAGTCTGGGTGGACTAAATGTCCCCGGCCTGTCAAAAGTCCTCGAGGACGCGATCGCCGTTATTTTTAGAACGGGGTCGGGCGACCGATTGACGTCACGTTGCTGCCGCGAGATCACGCTGGCCGTCCTACTATTTATCAGCACCCGAGACTGGTTGAAATCAGCGGCCAATAGCGCGGCGATGGCTTCTTTTGCCCCAAGCGGCTACTCTGCAGCACTTCGGATTGACGTCCAAGAGAGATCAATCATCCTAAGGGCATGGTGAGCCCGGCAAGACTCTAACCTGCGACCCATTGAGCGGGCTCTAACCATCGAGCTACAGGTCCCGCCAGATTACTTCCAAGGGCGGCGAACGCATTAATCAAACTTGAGGGGCGACGAAGCGTCGCAAATCTCCGGCGCTCGGTGGGAGGCCGAGCGGTCCCCGCTCTCCAAAAGTCCAAGTAGCAGGGCTCGAGACGAAATGACTTCGCCCTCGCTGGCCAGATGCTTGAGCGTGGCGACATCGTCGTTGGTTAGGAGGGCCGCAAGCTGGCCGCGGCCATCGAAGGGCAGGATGGCGTCGAGCGCGTCGAGTTCTTCAGCGCGTTTGAGGACGGATTCTGAGGAGGCTTCGCTCATTTCGGCAGGCCGTTGATATAGAGATCGCCGTGTGCCGACATCACGCGGCGCTCCGAACCCGGAATGCCTTCTACGGCGCACAGCCATACATCGTCGATCAAGCACGGTTTTCCGCTCTGGCTCCGCTTGCCGCTTTGTGTGGTCGCCGACACGTCCGCGGGCGCTTTTGGTGGGCCGCTTCGAGCCACCATGAATTCGTCCTCACGCCGCCCGCGATGTCGGTTTGCGAAAAATCGTTGCCCTTGTAGAGGAGCGGTTCTCCCGAAAGCGCCGCAAGAGCATAGGAAAAGCAGTCGCCGTAGTTGAGGCTGGCCGGATGACGTCCCTTGCCATAGCGCCGCCAGGCGCGCCGCGCACGATCGGCATGTTCGGCTGTAACTGGGACGATTTCGACTTCTGCCTTGTAGAGCCAGAGGTCGAGATCGGCGCCTGCGGCCTCCCCAAGTCGAGTTTCGATCACCATGGCAGCCTCTAGGACGGTCGCGCCGGAGATGAGCCTGACGGGGTCGTTCTGCAATGCGCTCTCGCAAAGCCGCCGCTTCCGACGCATTGAAGGCGATGGCGGCAAGGACGGAGGTATCGATGACCATCAGGATGGCAGTCCGTTCTCGTCGTAGCCAAGAATTTCGTCGGCTGTGCGGCTGTCGAGAACGGGCCGAGCGTTCCAGCGTCGCTGAATCGCTTCGAGGTCCTCGAGCAGAGCGGCTTTGCGCAAGTCAGAGCCAAGCCGTCGCAGGCGCTCTTCGAGCGCACGCTTGGTTGCCAGTGTGATGCTTTCACCGGTCCGTTCGGCAAGGGTGCGGGCCAGCTGTTCAGTGTCGTGGTCTTTGATGCTCAGCGCCATTCTTGTCGATCAAGGCTCCTAAATTTTCTATATTCTACCTATAGCACCGTCGCGCCAGCCGACGCGGCCTGAGTCCTGAAGTTACCAGCAGCGCATCCATGATATGGCGAAAAGCCTCTGGCGTGAGGCGGAGAAGAAAAGGTTTCGCTATGAAGGAACCGACCATCAGAGATGCCCCCACCGTGAGACCCTTCAGTACAAGAATAAAAGGAAGTGCTCCCGATCCTTGAAAGGTGAGTGCTTTGGTAGTGTAGATCGCGAGCGAAGCTGCAGCTTCGGTGCCGATAAAGGCTCCCTTGGTCAAACTATAACCGATGAACACCGGTACGGAAGCAGGTCCAGACGAGGCCACGATCCCAGTCAAAAAGCCGATGCACGTTCCGGCTGCGGCCAGATGAGGTAATCGCAAGTGGATAAGGTTTGCGGCCAACCAGCGACGTCCAGGAATCATCAAGAGCAAGAATGATCCAATCGCCGCATCTACTGCCGCTGGCGGCAGGACAAGCATCGTTCGCGCGCCAAGAACCGCGGCAGGAAGGCCAGTAACCGCATAGGCTGCCACAGCTCGCCAATCAACTTCCCGCCACCATGCAAGAATCCGGGAAATGTTCGCTATGACGGCAGCTACCGCCATTATAGGCACAGCTTCTCTTGGCCCATAGAAATAGGCCAACACTGGGACGAGCATGATTGAGGAGCCAGTACCGATAATGCCACTTATGATCCCGGCAAGCAGGCCGATGATTAAGATGAGAAAAAGTCCCATTCGCTATTACACCGAGAGCGCGTGGATGCGTAAGCCCAACCCTATTTCGATTCGAGTTAGCCGAACAAATTCGTACTGTCTAATAAATCGATTGCGCGGCAGTCCCTTGCCGGAGAGCTACGCGCCAGTAGCGTTTGATCTAAATTAATCTGAGCCACGTGTCAGGGGAACAACGCTTACCGAGCAGCGCACTTCCCGAAGGACGGGAAGTGACGGGATTTGAACGCTGCTCATCCCGTCGCTTCAGCGCTGTCGATGGCAAGCTGCGACGATCTTGTGCTGTGGTTGTTTCCGATTTGTGCGTTTAAGATCGCA
This is a stretch of genomic DNA from Ensifer adhaerens. It encodes these proteins:
- a CDS encoding type II toxin-antitoxin system VapB family antitoxin; this translates as MALSIKDHDTEQLARTLAERTGESITLATKRALEERLRRLGSDLRKAALLEDLEAIQRRWNARPVLDSRTADEILGYDENGLPS
- a CDS encoding sulfite exporter TauE/SafE family protein: MGLFLILIIGLLAGIISGIIGTGSSIMLVPVLAYFYGPREAVPIMAVAAVIANISRILAWWREVDWRAVAAYAVTGLPAAVLGARTMLVLPPAAVDAAIGSFLLLMIPGRRWLAANLIHLRLPHLAAAGTCIGFLTGIVASSGPASVPVFIGYSLTKGAFIGTEAAASLAIYTTKALTFQGSGALPFILVLKGLTVGASLMVGSFIAKPFLLRLTPEAFRHIMDALLVTSGLRPRRLARRCYR